gaTGCTTtcagtgtgggaaatgcttcagcCAAATAGTACATTTGAAAGAGCATGAGAGAATCCATACTGGACTGAAAACATACACAtgtttgcgtccagttctgggctccgcaattcaagaaggatgcagacaagctggagcgtgttcagaggagggcaaccaggatggtcaggggtctggaaacaaagccctatgaagagagactgaaagaactgggcatgtttagcctggagaagagaagattgagttttaatttttgtgaaccgcccagagagcttcgcctattgggcggtataaaaatgtaataaataataaataaataaattgaggggagacataatagcactcttcaaatacttaaaaggttgtcccacagaggagggccaggatcacttctcgatcctcccagagtgcaggacacggaataacgggctcaagttaaaggaagccagattccagctggacatcaggaaaaacttcctgactgttagagcagtacgacaatggaatcagttacctagggaggttgtgggctctcccacactagaggcattcaagaggcagctggacaagcatctgtcagggatgctttagggtggattcctacattgagcagggggttggactcgatagccttgtaggccccttccaactctgctattctatgattctatgttctcacTGTAGGAAGCATTTCAGACAAATAGCACATTTGAAGGAGCATGTGAAAATGCATACTGGTGAGAAATCGTaccaatgttctcagtgtgggaaaagcttcattcTGAGAGGAAGCCTGATGAGACGTCAGAGAATTCATGCAGGAGAAAAAAAACCACGAAGTTCCGGAGTGTGGGAAATGCAATTATCATTTGATGTCTCATCAAAAAATACATGCCAGGGAGCAATCGCTTAAATGCCCAGTGTGGAGACATTTCTCTTGGGACAGAAATGTTGTTCAGACAACAGAGATCTGATAGAGGACACAGATCTCATGAAAGGCCCAAGAGGGAGAAGTTTCAGGCAGATTTAACCGAGTTGTTGGGGGAACAAACTGGAGGAGTGTTGTAGCCTCTGTGTCCTTCACACTGCAAGCATCTGGCTGTcttctgttggaaacaggatagtgctgaccagggctggttacagggcgCATACAATTCCCCTGTTAAAAGAGTTcctctggcttccagtctgtttccaggcacaatttaaagtgctggttataacctataaaaccctatatggctcgggtccaggttatctgaaaaactgtattctcccttagAAGCCTGCTCGTGCTTGGAGATGTTCAggaaagcccttctctcagtcccaccaccatcacaggcacgtctGGTGGAAACgtggggagagggccttttcggtggctgccccggggctctggaactcccttcccagggaagctagactggttccctccttggtgtgcttccagaggcaggctaaaacttttttgttccagcaaacCTTTGGGGAGTAATCTGGTCCTCTGCTTATGAGTTATTTATGCGTTGGGTTTTctaaaattgttatttgtattttaaatgtttttaaatgtcttgaatgttttaatattgtagcatgtttaattatgtttttaatttttgtatatcgctgttttaattgtacatgttttaatttgtaaagctgccttgagtcccagtattgggaaaaggaaaggaaaggaacctcttgtgcaagcacttgagtcattactgactcttggagggatgccagctttcactgacgtcttcttggcaggccttatagcggggtggtttgccgttgccttccccggccattattacctttcccccatcattttaccgacctcgggaggatggaaggctgagttgacccgagccggctgcctgaaaccagcttccgctgggatcgaactcaggccatggggagagtttcagctgcagaaactgctgctttaccactctgcgccacatgaggcttcaTTGGGAAAAGGCGGGGTATAATAATAGCCACATATCATCGACAAATTGAACGCCACAAACAGTACCTTTCGTATCATATTGTGTCAAAGGCACTTTTCTGTGGAGTTGGTTTGTACATTTGTCTGTGAGTCATCGAACAGAAAGcaacaaagcaaaaagaaaataagGGGGCAGTGCACATGTGAATTCATCCCAAGAAATGTAAGCTaggcaggattattattattattatttatttatttatttatttatatagcaccatcaatgctactgctttataatggtgttgacaactgttggggccaatgacacattccatatacctttttcaaaccactttcaaagtgttatatcttgcttggttaTCTGGCCCTAGTTTtacagctgcaagaaaggccaatgctattttgggctgcattaatagaagtatagcttcgaaatcatgtgaggtcctggttcctctctattcggccctggtttgtcctcatctagagtattgcgtccagttctgggctccacaattcaagaaggacgcagacaagctggagcgtgttcagaggagggcaaccaggatgatcaggggtctggaaacaaagccctatgaagagagactgaaagaactgggcatgtttagcctggagaagagaagattgaagggagacatgatagcactccccaaatacttaaaaggttgtcacacagaggagggccaggatctcttctcgatcctcccagagtgcaggacacggaataacaggctcaagttaaaggaagccagattccagctggacatcaggaaaaacttcctgactgttagagcagtacgacaatggaatcagttacctagggaggttgcgggctctcccacactagaggccttcaagaggcagctggacaagcatctgtcggggatgctttagggtggattcctgcattgagcaggggtttggactcgatagccttgtaggccccttccaactctgctattctatgattctatgttgttccctgactACTGGGATGAAGAAGTTGGGTTTTCTTAATTGTTgactgtttgcttgttttggcCATCCTTGTGTTTCAGTTCTATTGTGAGGCTTACTGCATTTTTGGTTGAGGTGAAAAGTTCTCCAACATGCCCAGAATTGTTCTCTCCCCACCTTGTAATTACAgaatctctctctttcactctctctttctctctctctgtctctctctctctctttctttctctttctctttctacaaGTCAAATTGTCTTCTGAATCTCATCGCAAAAGTGTCGCTTGCAAATTCAAAGATGCCGTATAAACCCTACAAAAGGTGCCAGTCAGGTCAagaacatttatttgtttatttatataaaaaaaaatatcttaggCTTTTTTCCTTACTTTTCCAAAACTGCTCAAAGCCACgtagaaaaagtgcaaaaaaccCCAGCAGAGTTTAAAAATTTAAGTGAAAAGAAAAGCCAGAATTAAAACACATGCCCACACACTCACGCCCACGGCCATACAATAATATTAGTCAATTACCAAAACAGGATATGAGAAGAAGGAATAGATCTAAGAAAGAGAACAGCTGGGCAGCAAACTTAACAAATGTTTTCAGATGAATAGCGGAGTGTGGGATTGCAATCTTTATGAATAAAAAGATATGTATCAGCTGGCAAAAAGTATACAGTCAGGGTCTGGATAGTGTTGGCTCCAGTGGGTGGGGATTACGGCTAGAGCCCCCTCTAATAATACACAATCTAATTGTAATCCTTAGAACAACCCTGCAGTGAATTTATTATTACCCCCTATTCTATCCCACTCCTAATTTCTGTTGCCATTTCTCACTTTGTTTGAACATACAAAGGCACCTACTACCTCTTAATGGGAGATGGTGGGAACTGAACCCAGGAGTCTTCTGCACAGAGAACACCGTGCAGAGGAGCTAGGGGTCCTCCcggaaggggaaatggaaaatCCTCCGCTTACATGATCCACCTTTTCTAGGTGAAGGGGGTCCCACTGAGTGTGTTTCATCTGAGGATCTCCAAAATCCTGAAACCAGCAATAGGATTAGCCCTTGGGCTATGGCTTTGAATGCCACTGATGCGCATGAACAGAACATGAGCATTGTATGGGCTTACACAAAGGTTGTATCCATTAGCAAACACAATACACTggtcttcctcaatctggtgccccccagatgctttggactacgaCTTCTAGAATTCCTGACCCTTGTCCATACTGGCTagagctgctgggagttgtaatccaaaacatctggagggcaccaggttcgggaaggTTGAAATACACACAGGGCAGCATCTCATTTAGAAAGAGGGAAGCACGAAGTAATAACTCTCAGAGTAGCAATAACGCCTTTTCTGCCATGTGGGTTTTCTCGTGTCTATTCAGTATGGCTCTCTGTGTGAAGCTTTCCCCGCACTCATGGCATTtgtatggcttctctcctgtgtggattctctgatgtctgAGCAGGACCTCTTtctgattgaagctctttccgcactcgtGGCATTCGTAAGGCTTCTCTCCCGTATGGATCTTCTGATGCCTCACCAACGAATCCCTCCGGCAGAAGTTTTTCCCACACTCGGGGCACTCGTACGGCTTCTTCCCCGTGTGGATTTTCTCGTGCCGAATCAAGCTCTCCCGCTGGCTGAAGCATTTCCCGCACTGGGAACACTCGtgcggcttctctcccgtgtgcgTCCCTCTGTGTCTTACAAAGCCTTCTCTCCAGTTGAAGCTCTCCCCGCACTCGGAGCACTGATACACCTTGGGTCTCACATGGATTCTCTGGTGTTTAGCGAGGTAATTCTTTTTCTGGAAGCGTTTCCCACACACGAGGCATTCGTAAGGGGTCACGCCGGAATGAAGAAGCTGATTTGTAAGCAGCCCCGATTTGCAGCGGTACCATTTCCCACCCCTGGAGTGCAAAAACCTATTCACCCGCGTGTGCCTTGCGGGGTCCTTAGTGGCCGTGTGGCGACCTGCAATCTCAGTGCATGCCACCCACCCCTCCGCTGGCCTCTTCCTCTGTTGCCCCTCAGATTCATATCCTTGCTCGTGAATCTCCGCCACCAAAGATGCCTTCCCTTGGGATATTTCCAGCGACATGCTGTATATTTCCTCTGGCTCCCGACTTCCTCGCTGAGAATCCTCTTTCTTAATTTTAAGGGGTTCCTCATCACCTgcgggcacagagagagagagagagaaagagaaagagagagaatctaGACATATGCCCTGGAAAAAGGAGTAACAATGCAGTGATTTAAAATAGATttgaaacagcagagctaaaagacttggggcatgtctaaatagggtgatatcccagggatcgtccctgtgcgtccgcatgatgcacaggggatcccaggagcagggagggatgatccctgcatttccccgggatatggccctacacatttttcgtggattttcccgcggtcccggaatgatcccaagaccgcgggacgtgtgggcagccatcccggtatagtcccggctcctcacgagtaaacatgaggaactaggcacagggcacggagttctgcaagcactccgtgcccatcgggggcgggggagcaggttcggggctttttaaaaaaacaacaacactaagctttgctgtttctttaaaaaaaaatggcgggcacaacgttcTCTTCCTCTTGGGACGTCGcacgccatgtgtggactgatgggggcgatctcgtgatcataaaatcacgagatcatcccccctcACCCCCGTCATCTAGCCGTGCCCTAGGATGctgaaatactgagaaaataaaaaggtcttcacctggaggaaggaagggagaattaTGTGTGCAGCTTTGCATGGGTCCCTGGCCTGGAGTAGACCCCTTTGTAACCACCTCCCTTCCTCATAAAGCCCTCCAACCCCATACCTGAGATGTCGTCCGGCAATGCTTCACCTTCCTCAGAGTCCTGGCTGAAAACCATTTCCCCTTGTTCCATTTGGGATATCGCCTCCGGTTTAGGAATCACAAATCCTCCTTAAGggtaggagagaaagaaagaaacagggaATTGGCCGGAAAGAGGCACTGGGGGCGAAGAATATGGACGGATTCCAACCTCATCCATTTCAAGCCCAGGATAATCTCCTTGTTTGATTTTAGGCCGGTGATTGGGGTTACGGTGAAACGGTCATAGAACTTTTAACAAGTGGGTCCTGCAACAATATGTTGCGGCGTAGAGTGTCCCTGTTGTGGGTTtcacccagccagccatgcccattGCAAAGGTATTCTATTccattctcccctttccccagcctgaagtgccctgctggatcagaccgagggtccatctggtccagcactctgttcacacagtggccaaccagacactggttggcagggaccaacaagcaggacacggtgcaacagcaccctcccacccatgttccccagcaactggtgacaataggcatgctgcttctgatactggagggagcacatagccatcagggttagtagccattgatagccttctcctccaggaatttatccaaccccgttttaaagccatccatattggtggacatcactacatcttgtggtagtgagttccatagtttaaccctgTACTGTgcgaagaaggccttccttttatttgtcctggatctcccacccatcaccttcatgggatgatccctttgggttctagtattttgaaagagggagaaaaaaagtctccctatccacattttccgtaccgtgcataattttgtgcacctctatcatgtctcccctaagctTGTTTCTAGGTTGGGAGAGGTCAGCGGGGTCTTTCTGCCAATTCTGCTGGCCTTCCCCAATGCTTACAGTCGGATACCGCCCATGATACATAAATATAGCAAGGGGCAATCCTGTAGGATCTGCCCTTGATTCTCATAAGCCACAAAAGTCGGAGGCTTACGGTTATTCAGTGCAGAGCAAGAGATGGCTTCCTCTGCCATCTCTCACACTGCATTTCAGTTAGACGGGCTTTACTGTTGGTCTAGCCAAGGTGTCAcggaggagaagggaaggaggccGGAAGGCAGCAGGACACAACGTAAGCCAGCCTCTCCCGTCCCCTTCTCCCCTTGCCCATGCAAATACCCCGTTTACCTTCCCTCCGAGGTCGATTTtttgaccttggagaggcagctgacacgggtctttccatgctggctgcgagGGGGAAGGGCcgggagctcagattcctggctccaaggtcagagcggtgtctctgaccttggatgcAGAAATCCGAAATAGCTTATGCTCCCCCACCCAGCTCCGGctgcgttcacacaacacaatagttcaatggtgggttaatagtcaactccatggttgatcaTCAAGGGGtgactctccacacaacatgattataatcaactgtggtgtagaCAGTGACAAGCTTagaagattcgtcaacttgacagtcttttagcctttaaaaaagcaataaagactgatctgttccagcaggccgatccagtggaattttagaatgtttttaggatgttttaatcatgtatactatgtttttaatcagtttttatgtattttatatacactgttgttccccgcctcaatccaagtggagaggtgggtgagaaataaattattattattattattattattattattattattattattattattattatcaattttAATGAcaacagggagggaaggaactaCCACTAATTGTCAAAAGGCATGCTCCCTATACAGGAGAGCTCAAAAGGCTCCCATCGATAAATACGGTCCATTAACAAGTTCAAGATCCATCAGTATTTAGGAAATATATTGACAGTGGTTCAGATCAAATATGACAAACTTCTTCGGCTGTTTGTCATTCATATTATTTGGAAGGAAAGCCAGTTTCACTGAGGAAGGGAAATCTCTGCTAGGTCAAACGTATTTTTCCATGAATAAACCAACGACCTCACTTCATAGACTGGCTCTTCCTAAAGGCTCCGGAAAAAACAGACTTACCCAAAGGACGGATGTCCTCGGAGTTCTCCTGCATGACCTCCCAGTGCATCGTTCCTTGCGGGGGGTTTAACGCAGCCCACTCGGCATGGTCCAAAGGCACAGTCGTGTCATTCACATTCACActcctctagaatcatagaatagtagagtcgaaaggggcttataaggccattgagtctgaccccctgttcaatgcaggaatccaccttaaagcatccctgacagacggctgtccagctgcctcttgcatttttataccgcccaattgctgaagctctctgggcggttcacacaacatgcagtggatttagggtgaccatattaaaaggaggacggTTCCTCTACCTTTAAGGGTttcatagaaaaggtaatttcagcaggtgtcatttgtacgtgtgcagcacctggtgaaatgccctctttatcgcaacagttaaagctgcagtagccttgccttctttgtatctggtcatgctaggcagggctcctgcaactttaatttcaccaggttccccatatattcaaatgacacctgctgaaattcccttttctatgcaactgttaaagatacaggagccctgtcctccttttcatcgggtcacccagcaaaaatatgtaacaatgttgttattattattttcttactctatcactgtcaaatccaaatctctaatttctctcttaacatttgcTACATaacaatgcagtaaataaataaatgtttacacagaaaaaatggcctacagctcccacaatgcctcaaataaatcttttaaataaatattttctatgcaactgttaaagatacaggagccctgtcctccttttcatgtggtcaccctatggtggTCATCCTATGCTATGGTTGGGGGCCCACATAATTTTTTAAACCGCTTCTCCCCTGTATCCCATCACGATTATATAGGTCTAGTTCTCATCAAAGAGATgtatctggactgtaccactggATACTACAGGTGGGAGCTGAGATACtggaatacattaaaaaaaaatccctgtacatagaaaactagcatgtcagggggaAAACTAGATTAGAATCTTTCTCTCCGATATGCTAGTTTTTTGTGTTCAGAGTGTTCTTCAAAATATCCAATatccattttatattatggttttatactgttgtttatactttgaatgtttttaatttttgtgaaccgcccagagagctccggctattgggcggtatagaaatgtaataaataaataaataaataaataaataataaacatgtgatttctcctctccctgcacCGAAAATGCTTTAGTCCAGATATGTTACCTAGAgctgatgatctcagtgaccttgagtgcctctagttgaggaagaaaagtgggataaatgGTTTCAGAGCAGGTTATTTGAGGGACTGGTTGCACCCATATAAATCTGCCGGGGTCTTAAGATTGATCTCTGAGGTCTTGCTCGCGGGTCCATGATCAAGATCCATCCAACTGGCGGGCActagagatagggccttttccgtggtggccccAAATCTTTTATGTTTTAAACAGATTGCAGAGTTGTGTGTCATACCTTCCCTGAACAGCCTCCATCAGAACCTCACGTACCTCAGTAAGCCCAGCTTCAGCCATTTCTTCAGGAGGAGGTACCAAACTGGGATGACTGGGAGACATAACCCCATTAGCTgtgaaagagggaggaggagatttTAGAAGAAGGATGAATTATCTATATTCCTCCGCTAAACTAATCCCCCATCCCATAAATGCAAAATATTACTCTAATATCCAGAAATATCTCTCTTCCTGCAAAATCATCCTCTTCTCTCTACTGTCTGGACCAGGAAAGGGAGGCAATAAATGGTTAATTCTTTCTCTCATATTATGATCACTTCAccatcctccaaggaattcagggTGGTGTAAGTGGaccatccccccttttttcttcagGACAGCCCtatgaggtattattattattatatttatttgtatcctgccttttgcccaatgctgggcctcaaggaggcattacaaagtttaaaatatgcattggggtgggggggaacaaaaccataaacatttaaaatacacaacaaaattataagacattaacatagatggaggggcagactattctccaaaggcctgctggaacaaaaaagttttagcctgcttccaaaagcccatcaaggagggagccagcctagcttccccgggaagagagttccagagcaccggagcagccaccgagaaggccctctcccatgttcccaccaagcgtgcctgtgaagaagatgggactgaaagaagggcttctctagAAGATcacaaagcacgggcaggctcataagggagaatacggtctttcaggtaacctggatgactggcccaaagccatacAGCTTTTTAGCTGCACTGAGATTTGAACCTGGTCTTCCCCAGTCCAAGCCCATCACTCTAgcccaggggtgggaaaccttgggcccaagggccaaatccggccctcctggcagtgtaggctggtggctctgatgtcagtggggcggtgaatccgctctggttttcagtcagaactctaaaggagctatccaaggtatacAGCTCTTTGGCAGGGATCCTACCCCAGGCCTGCAGTACATGTTGGTACCCTAAGAGTTCATTAACATGGGTTTCATTAATTTAATGGGTTTCATAATGAACCCATTAACATGGGTTCATTAACATGAGCTCCTAACCAAGGCCTGCAGCAGGTGTTGATACTGTAAGAAGTTCATTAACATGGGTTTTATACAGCTCTTTGGCAAGGCTCCTAACCTCGGCCTGCAGCAGGTGTTGATACTGTAAGAAGTTCATTAACATGGGTTTTATACAGCTCTTTGGCAAGGCTCCTAACCCAGGCCTGCAACAGATGTTGACACTGTAAGAAGTTCATTAACATGGGTTTTATACAGCTCTTTGGCAGGGCTCCTAACCCAGGCCTGCTGTACATGTTGGTACCCTAAGAGTTCATTAACATGGGTTTTATACAGCTCTTTGGCAAAGATCCTAACTCAGGCCTGCAACAGGTGTTGACACTGTAAGAAGTTCATTAACATGGGTTTTATACAGCTCTTTGGCAGGGCTCCTAACCCAGGCCTGCCGTACATGTTGGTACCCTAAGAGTTCATTAACATGGGTTTTATATAGATCCTTAGCAGGGCTCCTAACCAAGGCCTGCAGCAGGTGTTGATACTGTAAGAAGTTCATTAACATGGGTTTTATACAGCTCCTTGGCAAGGATCCTAATATAGGCCTGCAGCAAGTGTTGATACTCTTAGAAGTCCATTAACACATATTATGTACAGCTCCTTAGGCCTACAGCAGGTGTTAGTAACATAACAGGTTTTGTCAGGAAAAGGTTAGaatgttgcagaggattctgggaagcaCACACTCTGTACAGAATGCCACCCCAGCCTATGAGGCCTCACCACTTCCTCACATGAGTTGAGAGCAACCCTTGCCATAGCTCTGCATACAGCAGGGTAAGATTGGCAGTCAAGGGGAAAGCTTGTTAGCCATTACTGGTCTTCTAATTGAGCAACCCCTGATAAGCTTCTGAGGAATCCCAGGAGTTCCTGAAGAACAGAACGCTAGGCCGACGAATCCTCACCGAGTAAACAGAGATCCTCGTCTGCTTCCTCCTTGGCCTCTGTGTAGTTTTGTCTCTGAGGCGACCCCTCTGCTTCTGAAGGACTCAGGGACACTTCCTCCAGCGGCACCTGAAAAGAGCAATGAAaatcctactcagaagaaagagaGGCAGAAGACAGAGACAGGGCATCAGGGGGGCTTTAGGGCTGGGGTAGAAAACATGGAGCCCATCAGCCACATGCAGCCCCCCCCATTCCCTCCGCCCCCCCAGTGTGGCCCCGATATGGTGGTAGCAGAAATTGTTTTGGGAGGAAAATGGCAGTTTTAGCAAACAAAATGCAACCCTTTTAGCGCTCCGAAGATCAGGTTTAGAGGGATTAAAAGAATTGTGCTGCCCCATGGACTGCAGAGCACCCTGCAGAGTAGAGTCAGATGCaggtggggagtgtgtgtgtgtgtaaaaatgtcCTGCCCCTGTTTTACAGCATGAAGGTCCTGCTGTCCCAGAGGGAAGGATTAGACTTAATGGGCATAAATTACAGGAAGGGAGATTCACACCTCCCCCAACATGAACTTACCCATACAGTATGTTCATCATCTATGTTTCTCCcccaggtgcctcctccgaggaAGGCTCAGAAGGCGGCAACCAGGGAAAGGGACTTGttagtggtggcccctcagttatggaatgatctccctgctgAGGCCTGCCgccaacatttttatcttttcaatgccaggttaagaccttcttcAGATTTGGGATTCTTCTTATTGTTGATTATTTAAGATATATGTGCTATTTTGTATGTGCTGTCTGCTGATAGGTTTGCACACAGATTGTTTTTATACTATGtgaaatgtatttttaaggtttggtattctttgtaaactgcccggagagtttcggctattgggcagtatcgaaatgaaatgaatgaatggacgAGTGAACAGGGGTAGAAACCTCACCTGCCATTCCCAAGTCTTGGCCTCTTGGGGACTTAGGAGGAACTCGTCTGCCACTGTTTGGGTGCTGGTCTCCGGGTCCCACAACCTTATCCGGCTCTGGATTTCCTCGGGCAAGATGGctaggaactgctccaggatcagcagctccaggatctgctccttggtgtgtgtttccggcttcagccactggtggCAAAGCTCCCGGAGCTGTCCGTAAATCCTCCCTGGGTCCTCGACCTCTTGGTAGCGGAATTGCCTGAAGTGCTGTCGCAGTGTCTCCATCCGGTTGGCTtcccctcgcaagatggccgccttcactttcccatagtcCTCTCTGTCTCTAGCTTCCAAGTTGTTAAAGGCCTGTTTGGCTTCTCCACTCAATGCCGGCAGGAGCCGGGCCGCCCACTCTCCTGAAGGCCATTGGCAAGCTTCGGCCACTTGCTCAAAAGACTCCAGAAAGGCCTTGGTATTGGCCCAAGGCCCAAGCTTTGGTGAGTTTCCCCATCCCGAGCAATGGCAAGCCAACGCCTTCAAGAACTCTTGACACTGGGCCATCCATCGCTGTGGCAAACTATCTCCAGGTTGCTGCATACCATTTTGTGGTGCTGCCTGCTTTGGCAACTCCTTCAAACACATCACCTTGACAACGTGTGGGGCCTTCCCTGAGGCTTCTAACCTCTCCTCCATTTTGAATTCTGGGTCTCTGTTCTCAGCTTTAGAATGGGAAATTTGGCAACCAAAtttagttaataaataaataaataagtaaacccTCCTGCGTTGAACTTTGGTGGGTATTATGGGGTCTGGGGCTTCTGACAAGTCAGTTCAAGTGGCAGACCCTACAACATTTTGCCTGGCCTTTCTCCAAGAGTGTCCCGCGGTGGAATTCCTGAATGGTAAGCAGGATTGGTCCCTGCAGGAAAGAGAAGGATGGAACAGATCCCCATAG
This window of the Elgaria multicarinata webbii isolate HBS135686 ecotype San Diego chromosome 3, rElgMul1.1.pri, whole genome shotgun sequence genome carries:
- the LOC134396178 gene encoding zinc finger protein 684-like, with the protein product MEERLEASGKAPHVVKVMCLKELPKQAAPQNGMQQPGDSLPQRWMAQCQEFLKALACHCSGWGNSPKLGPWANTKAFLESFEQVAEACQWPSGEWAARLLPALSGEAKQAFNNLEARDREDYGKVKAAILRGEANRMETLRQHFRQFRYQEVEDPGRIYGQLRELCHQWLKPETHTKEQILELLILEQFLAILPEEIQSRIRLWDPETSTQTVADEFLLSPQEAKTWEWQVPLEEVSLSPSEAEGSPQRQNYTEAKEEADEDLCLLANGVMSPSHPSLVPPPEEMAEAGLTERSVNVNDTTVPLDHAEWAALNPPQGTMHWEVMQENSEDIRPLGGFVIPKPEAISQMEQGEMVFSQDSEEGEALPDDISGDEEPLKIKKEDSQRGSREPEEIYSMSLEISQGKASLVAEIHEQGYESEGQQRKRPAEGWVACTEIAGRHTATKDPARHTRVNRFLHSRGGKWYRCKSGLLTNQLLHSGVTPYECLVCGKRFQKKNYLAKHQRIHVRPKVYQCSECGESFNWREGFVRHRGTHTGEKPHECSQCGKCFSQRESLIRHEKIHTGKKPYECPECGKNFCRRDSLVRHQKIHTGEKPYECHECGKSFNQKEVLLRHQRIHTGEKPYKCHECGESFTQRAILNRHEKTHMAEKALLLL